A genome region from Dolichospermum compactum NIES-806 includes the following:
- the psbO gene encoding photosystem II manganese-stabilizing polypeptide, whose product MRYRALIVAFLALCLGLITACSDEPSTSVRDVLTYEQIRGTGLANKCPQLAETSRGSIAIDPSVKYSIKELCLEPTSFFVKEEPANKRQKAEFVPGKVMTRYTSTIDQVQGQLTSNADKSLTFKEEDGLDFQAITVKLPGGELVPFLFTIKNLVAQTQPNLTSINTSTDFEGTFKVPSYRGAAFLDPKGRGVVSGYDNAVALPAGSDNEELTRTNVKRAEILPGKISLRVAKVDNTSGEIAGTFESEQPSDTDLGAGEPKEVKIRGLFYARIEPLS is encoded by the coding sequence ATGAGGTATCGCGCTTTAATTGTTGCTTTCTTGGCTCTATGCTTAGGGCTAATCACCGCTTGCAGTGATGAACCTTCCACCAGCGTCCGTGATGTACTCACCTACGAACAAATTCGCGGCACCGGCTTGGCTAACAAATGCCCCCAACTAGCAGAAACTAGTCGTGGTTCAATTGCTATTGATCCGAGCGTGAAATATAGCATCAAAGAACTTTGTTTAGAACCAACCAGTTTCTTTGTTAAGGAAGAACCTGCCAACAAACGTCAAAAAGCAGAATTTGTACCTGGTAAAGTTATGACTAGATATACTTCTACTATTGATCAAGTACAAGGTCAGCTAACCAGTAATGCAGACAAGAGCTTAACCTTTAAGGAAGAAGATGGTCTTGACTTCCAAGCTATCACAGTTAAACTTCCCGGTGGTGAACTAGTACCCTTCTTATTTACCATCAAAAACTTAGTTGCACAAACACAACCTAATTTAACTAGCATCAATACGTCCACTGACTTTGAAGGAACTTTTAAAGTACCTTCCTATCGTGGCGCTGCTTTCTTAGATCCTAAAGGTCGTGGTGTTGTCAGTGGCTATGATAACGCTGTAGCTTTACCAGCCGGATCTGATAATGAAGAATTGACCCGTACTAATGTTAAACGTGCAGAAATTCTCCCAGGTAAAATTTCCTTACGAGTAGCCAAAGTAGACAATACTTCTGGTGAAATAGCTGGAACTTTTGAAAGTGAACAACCTTCTGATACAGATTTAGGTGCAGGTGAACCTAAAGAAGTGAAGATTCGTGGTTTGTTCTACGCACGTATTGAACCCCTTTCCTAA
- the psbF gene encoding cytochrome b559 subunit beta → MTSGNNINQPVTYPIFTVRWIAVHTLAVPTVFFLGAIASMQFIQR, encoded by the coding sequence ATGACTAGCGGTAATAACATCAATCAACCAGTTACCTATCCCATTTTTACAGTCAGATGGATCGCTGTGCATACCTTAGCTGTCCCTACTGTATTCTTTTTGGGCGCGATCGCCTCAATGCAGTTTATTCAACGCTAG
- a CDS encoding photosystem II reaction center protein J has product MSGSGRIPLWVVATIAGLGVITVVGIFFYGSYAGIGSSM; this is encoded by the coding sequence GTGTCTGGAAGTGGAAGAATTCCCCTGTGGGTCGTCGCTACGATCGCAGGATTAGGTGTAATAACTGTTGTAGGTATTTTCTTTTATGGATCTTACGCAGGAATTGGTTCTTCAATGTAA
- a CDS encoding photosystem II reaction center protein L, producing the protein MERTPNPNQQPVELNRTSLYLGLLLVFVLGILFSSYFFN; encoded by the coding sequence ATGGAAAGAACGCCTAATCCCAATCAACAACCGGTTGAATTAAACCGTACCTCTCTCTATCTAGGACTACTATTAGTCTTCGTTCTGGGAATTCTATTTTCCAGTTACTTCTTTAACTAA
- the psbE gene encoding cytochrome b559 subunit alpha — protein sequence MAGTTGERPFADIVTSIRYWVIHSITIPALFVAGWLFVSTGLAYDVFGTPRPNEYFTQVRQEVPIVSDRFDAKKQVETFIGK from the coding sequence ATGGCAGGTACCACTGGAGAACGTCCGTTTGCTGACATTGTTACCAGTATTCGTTACTGGGTAATTCACAGCATCACCATTCCCGCATTATTTGTTGCTGGTTGGTTATTTGTCAGCACTGGTCTGGCTTATGATGTGTTTGGCACACCTCGTCCTAATGAGTATTTTACTCAAGTCCGTCAAGAAGTGCCAATTGTAAGTGATCGTTTTGACGCAAAAAAACAAGTAGAAACCTTTATTGGAAAATAA
- a CDS encoding cell division protein FtsQ/DivIB yields the protein MAGILSVSRTNLAQRRQKLRRQRQLKILQAIWRTLAVTGFAAVLFWGAIQPMWVLKDSGQIVIKSGGQVLTQKDIYSLLGLSSPQSLWRIEPSLIADSLRKQPNIAQATVSRRLLPPGLIIEIQERIPVAIAQVTTDQTVTSCVLNPAFTGKSTEVKSCLQNSGTANKQNELGLLDAGGVWMPLSTYISINPKAKLPRLIVIGVIAQYKPFWTQLYEAISSSSLKVTEINFQDPTNLILKTELGNVHLGSPSSRLTKQIQALVQMRRLPNEVNPSNIDYIDLKNPAIPLVQMNQKKSGLVIKKSDLLNKTPIR from the coding sequence ATGGCTGGGATATTATCAGTTTCTCGGACAAATTTAGCTCAACGCCGCCAAAAATTACGTCGGCAGCGACAACTCAAAATTCTTCAGGCTATTTGGCGGACGCTGGCTGTAACTGGATTTGCTGCGGTTTTATTCTGGGGGGCAATCCAACCGATGTGGGTGTTAAAGGATTCGGGGCAAATAGTGATTAAATCCGGTGGTCAAGTTTTGACGCAAAAGGATATTTATTCATTGTTGGGGTTGTCGTCTCCCCAGTCTTTATGGCGAATTGAACCTTCCCTGATTGCTGATTCTTTAAGAAAACAACCGAATATTGCCCAAGCTACGGTTAGTCGTCGTTTATTACCTCCTGGTTTAATTATTGAAATCCAGGAACGAATACCGGTAGCTATAGCTCAAGTAACTACAGATCAAACGGTCACTAGTTGTGTTCTGAATCCGGCTTTCACGGGTAAGTCTACTGAGGTTAAGTCTTGTTTACAAAATAGCGGTACGGCTAACAAACAAAATGAACTGGGTTTGTTAGACGCTGGTGGTGTATGGATGCCTTTATCAACCTATATCTCCATTAACCCCAAGGCGAAATTACCTCGACTCATAGTCATTGGGGTGATCGCTCAATACAAGCCATTCTGGACGCAACTTTATGAAGCTATCAGTAGCAGTTCTCTCAAGGTGACGGAAATTAATTTTCAAGATCCTACAAATTTAATTTTGAAAACTGAATTAGGAAATGTGCATTTAGGTAGCCCTAGCAGTAGATTAACTAAACAAATTCAAGCACTTGTCCAAATGCGCCGTTTACCAAATGAAGTTAATCCTAGTAATATAGATTACATTGATCTCAAAAATCCTGCTATTCCATTAGTACAAATGAATCAAAAAAAATCAGGCTTAGTTATCAAGAAATCAGACTTACTGAACAAAACACCAATCCGTTGA
- the psaI gene encoding photosystem I reaction center subunit VIII, with protein MSSSFLPTILAYSSFLPSILVPLTGLVLPAVIFAFLFSYIESEDIA; from the coding sequence ATGTCAAGTTCATTTTTGCCTACTATTTTGGCTTATTCCTCTTTTTTACCCTCTATCCTCGTTCCCCTAACTGGCTTGGTTTTACCAGCAGTTATTTTCGCATTTTTGTTTTCATACATTGAAAGCGAAGATATTGCTTAA